One part of the Maribacter aquivivus genome encodes these proteins:
- a CDS encoding fasciclin domain-containing protein, producing the protein MKTFRILSISLSMLALIGFSSCDDDDIDGSDTLIGPGTVDTRINTIGSLSNLNAAIDAASGDIATTLNGTGPFTVFAPNDAAFETFATQIGFEANDDESAAAQLLSVADADLLAQILTYHVVADNIEASGFSDGQTLTTVQGGSLSVAVGEDVFILDASNLPETNPVSKVTQPNFYADNGIVHVIDKVLLPQEAIDALDFDIRPTLLDWVTGTDDLSSLAAAATKAGLVDAIADLETARVLAPNNQAFENLFDALGDDYNDLDDFDNSAEIELLSNILLYHILPSDDGSTDLVAGPTMTLLEDSTVEVVDNAGAFEFGDVTATNAAIVTDGIDSKNGVVSIVDKVLLPQAALDFIALLGSDDLATTVVNAPSLSTLEEALIATDLVDVFVDATNMEDEEATNFTYSRNATVFAPSNDAFVDLFNTLGPDYTSIASFDTEEELELLTNILLYHVVAGKITSADLAAGSLTTLSEKDLEVISVIGSENFVIGDATNDVNANITTPDVLARNGVAHIVDKVLLPQTAITFIDSLDD; encoded by the coding sequence ATGAAAACATTTCGAATATTAAGTATCTCATTATCAATGCTTGCCTTAATCGGCTTCAGCTCGTGTGATGATGATGATATAGACGGTAGCGACACCTTAATTGGTCCGGGTACTGTTGACACTAGAATCAATACAATTGGTAGTCTTTCTAACTTAAATGCTGCAATTGATGCAGCATCTGGTGACATTGCTACAACCTTAAACGGCACTGGTCCTTTTACAGTATTTGCACCTAATGATGCAGCATTTGAAACATTTGCAACTCAAATAGGCTTTGAAGCTAATGATGATGAATCGGCAGCAGCACAACTATTGTCTGTCGCAGATGCGGATTTACTTGCTCAGATATTAACCTATCATGTGGTAGCAGACAATATAGAAGCATCAGGTTTTTCTGATGGTCAAACATTAACTACAGTACAAGGAGGTTCACTCTCTGTAGCAGTAGGAGAAGATGTGTTTATTTTAGATGCCTCTAATTTACCAGAGACCAACCCTGTTTCTAAAGTTACACAACCAAACTTTTATGCAGACAATGGTATAGTACATGTAATAGACAAGGTACTTTTACCACAAGAGGCAATTGATGCTCTAGATTTTGATATCCGACCAACTTTATTGGACTGGGTAACTGGAACTGATGATTTAAGTTCATTAGCTGCAGCTGCAACAAAAGCAGGATTGGTTGATGCTATCGCCGATTTGGAAACAGCTAGAGTACTAGCTCCAAACAACCAAGCTTTTGAAAATCTTTTTGATGCTCTTGGAGATGATTATAATGATCTTGATGATTTTGACAATTCTGCAGAAATCGAACTTCTTAGTAATATTTTACTATATCACATTTTACCATCTGATGATGGTTCAACAGATTTAGTAGCTGGACCAACTATGACTCTTTTAGAGGATAGTACGGTAGAAGTTGTAGATAATGCAGGTGCTTTTGAATTTGGAGATGTTACTGCTACGAACGCAGCTATTGTTACCGACGGTATTGATTCTAAAAATGGTGTCGTAAGTATAGTAGACAAAGTTCTTTTACCACAAGCAGCTCTAGACTTTATTGCATTACTAGGATCTGATGATTTAGCGACAACTGTCGTTAACGCACCATCATTAAGTACTTTAGAAGAAGCATTAATTGCTACTGATTTAGTAGATGTATTTGTTGACGCTACCAATATGGAAGATGAAGAAGCAACTAATTTTACATATTCTAGAAATGCAACAGTTTTTGCTCCGTCAAATGACGCCTTCGTAGACTTATTCAATACTTTAGGCCCTGATTATACTAGTATTGCTAGTTTTGATACGGAAGAAGAATTGGAATTACTAACCAACATACTTTTATATCATGTAGTAGCAGGTAAAATTACTAGTGCAGATTTAGCAGCAGGTTCATTGACAACTTTATCTGAAAAAGATTTAGAAGTAATCAGTGTCATTGGTTCAGAAAATTTCGTGATTGGTGATGCAACGAACGATGTAAATGCAAATATTACTACTCCAGATGTTTTAGCAAGAAACGGGGTCGCACATATTGTAGACAAAGTTTTATTACCACAAACTGCAATTACTTTTATTGACTCTTTAGATGACTAA
- a CDS encoding VCBS repeat-containing protein has translation MRIFSAITITLLTISFFSCNQKESTSLFKVVPPSKSGIDFNNEIVETDSFNILTSEYIFNGGGVAIGDFNNDKMPDIFFSGNQVSNRLYLNQGKFKFKDVSKESGIEALNKWNTGVALADINNDGFLDIYVCSAMLDSAEEKKNILYVNQGLNKDNVPTFVDKASEFGVEESGNSMGASFFDYNKDGLLDLYVLNNVDIHILPSNFRKKITDGSALSNDKLYKNNGDGTFTDVTIEAGITIEGYGLGLSIADVNYDGWSDIYVSNDYLSNDILYINNQDGTFSNKIKDNTKHQSKFSMGNDISDFNNDGYLDIITLDMLGETNERLKTTLSGNKYTEYILNDRFDYEYQHTRNMLQKGNGNNVPFSEIGLMAGISKTDWSWSPLFADMDNDGYQDLLITNGFPRDITDLDFGDFKFNVSRYLSPAQILDSIPKIKIPNYAYKNNKNNQFTDVSENWGIGIPSFSNGAAFADLDNDGDLDYIVNNINDEALIFQNNTDQKNGQHNYLSIELLDSSSKSLKTGAKIVLRLKDGTFQYQEHHTYRGYMSTVEDIAHFGLGNNKQIASVEVLWADNKFQKLENIKANQRLTIKYENAISVSSEGLNFPFVAKKVAPVFKEISNAIAINYLHEEKDIVDYNIQRTIPHKLTQNGPVMATGDLNGDGIEDFIIGSSSGMSPQIFFQDKKGSFIRQTLFSDEENKMYEEESIALFDLENDGDLDMYLVSGSNEFDLESIHYTDRLLVNDGKGNFSVSTNKIPQINTSGSVVTTADFDKDGFVDLFVGGRTPYSKYPNAENSFLLKNENGILKDVTDSLAPELRNLGMVTDAVWGDIDLDGNDDLIIVGEFMPITILKNNGTSFNKLEKTGTEELSGWWESIVKTDIDNDGDIDFIVGNLGMNNLYQPSSERPVTVIAKDFDNNGTIDPVMFAYFKESFDNPTYKSFPVNFWGDLNGQSPLFRAKFSTFKGYSKATISSLFTDEELQGSTKLIGNFDKSIVLENMGDGTFKYNSLPIEAQVAPINGITTLDYNKDGKEDILLIGNNFGNEVFVGRNDAFNGLLLENDGKGNYTTINTIESGFLVPGDAKSIIKVNSNLEDRPYFIVTQNRDSVRVFQKN, from the coding sequence ATGCGAATCTTTTCGGCTATAACAATTACATTATTAACAATCAGCTTTTTCTCATGTAATCAAAAAGAATCTACCTCACTTTTTAAAGTGGTACCTCCTTCTAAATCAGGAATTGATTTTAACAATGAAATTGTAGAAACTGACAGCTTCAACATATTAACCAGTGAATACATATTTAATGGTGGTGGTGTTGCAATTGGCGATTTTAACAATGACAAAATGCCCGATATATTTTTTAGCGGAAATCAAGTTTCTAATAGGTTATACTTAAATCAGGGAAAATTCAAATTTAAAGATGTCTCTAAAGAATCTGGTATAGAAGCACTAAACAAATGGAATACAGGTGTTGCTTTGGCAGATATTAATAATGATGGTTTTTTAGATATATATGTATGTTCTGCCATGTTAGACAGCGCTGAAGAAAAGAAGAACATTTTATACGTAAATCAGGGTTTGAATAAAGATAATGTACCAACATTTGTAGACAAAGCTAGTGAATTTGGAGTTGAAGAATCTGGTAATAGCATGGGCGCGTCATTCTTTGACTACAATAAAGACGGACTTTTAGATTTATACGTTTTAAACAATGTTGACATTCATATTTTACCCTCTAACTTCAGGAAGAAAATTACTGATGGCTCTGCGTTAAGCAATGATAAATTATATAAAAACAATGGTGACGGCACATTTACAGATGTTACCATAGAAGCAGGCATAACTATAGAGGGTTATGGTTTAGGACTTTCTATTGCAGATGTAAACTACGATGGATGGTCAGATATTTACGTAAGTAATGATTATCTATCTAATGACATTTTATATATAAACAATCAAGATGGTACATTTTCAAATAAGATAAAAGACAACACTAAACACCAGAGTAAGTTCTCTATGGGTAACGACATCTCTGATTTTAATAATGATGGTTACTTGGATATCATCACTTTAGACATGCTAGGTGAAACAAACGAACGGTTAAAAACAACTTTATCCGGAAATAAATACACCGAGTATATATTAAATGACCGTTTTGATTATGAATACCAGCACACCAGAAACATGCTGCAGAAAGGGAATGGGAATAATGTACCGTTTAGTGAAATTGGCTTAATGGCAGGCATATCAAAAACAGATTGGAGCTGGTCTCCCCTATTTGCCGATATGGATAACGATGGTTATCAAGATTTACTAATAACGAATGGATTTCCAAGAGATATTACAGATTTAGATTTTGGTGATTTTAAATTCAATGTAAGTAGATATTTAAGTCCCGCTCAAATTTTGGATTCTATTCCGAAAATAAAGATTCCAAACTACGCATATAAGAATAACAAAAATAACCAGTTTACAGATGTTAGTGAAAATTGGGGAATTGGAATACCCTCCTTCTCCAATGGCGCAGCATTTGCCGATTTAGATAATGATGGTGATTTAGATTATATCGTTAATAACATAAACGACGAAGCTCTTATTTTTCAAAACAATACGGATCAAAAAAATGGTCAACATAATTATCTAAGTATAGAATTATTAGATTCATCATCGAAATCACTAAAAACAGGGGCAAAAATTGTATTAAGACTTAAAGACGGTACTTTTCAATACCAAGAACACCATACATATAGAGGCTATATGTCTACTGTTGAAGACATAGCGCATTTTGGTTTAGGTAATAATAAACAAATAGCATCTGTGGAAGTACTTTGGGCAGATAACAAATTTCAAAAACTAGAGAACATTAAAGCTAACCAAAGGTTAACCATTAAATATGAGAATGCAATTTCGGTATCTTCAGAAGGTTTAAATTTTCCATTTGTTGCAAAAAAAGTAGCGCCAGTATTCAAAGAGATTTCTAATGCCATTGCTATAAACTATTTACACGAAGAAAAAGATATTGTAGATTACAATATTCAACGAACCATACCACATAAACTTACTCAAAATGGTCCTGTAATGGCTACAGGAGATCTTAACGGTGATGGTATAGAAGATTTTATTATTGGCAGTTCTTCAGGTATGTCTCCACAAATATTTTTTCAAGATAAAAAAGGCAGCTTCATACGGCAGACATTATTTAGCGATGAAGAAAATAAAATGTATGAAGAAGAAAGTATTGCGTTATTTGATTTAGAAAATGATGGCGATTTAGATATGTACTTAGTTTCTGGTAGTAATGAATTTGACCTAGAAAGTATTCACTATACAGATCGATTATTGGTGAATGATGGTAAAGGAAATTTCAGCGTTTCAACCAATAAGATACCACAAATTAATACCAGTGGTTCAGTAGTTACAACCGCAGATTTTGATAAAGACGGCTTCGTTGACCTTTTCGTTGGTGGTAGAACCCCTTATTCCAAATATCCTAATGCTGAAAATAGCTTCTTATTAAAAAACGAAAACGGTATATTAAAAGATGTGACGGATAGTCTTGCGCCTGAATTAAGAAACTTAGGTATGGTTACTGATGCAGTTTGGGGAGATATTGATTTAGACGGAAATGATGACTTAATTATCGTTGGTGAATTTATGCCTATCACTATTTTAAAAAATAACGGAACTAGTTTCAATAAATTAGAGAAAACAGGAACTGAAGAACTTTCTGGTTGGTGGGAAAGTATTGTAAAAACTGATATAGACAATGATGGCGATATTGATTTCATAGTGGGCAACTTAGGTATGAACAACCTCTATCAACCATCATCAGAAAGACCAGTTACAGTAATCGCAAAAGATTTTGATAATAATGGCACTATTGACCCTGTCATGTTTGCATATTTTAAGGAGAGCTTTGATAATCCTACATACAAATCATTTCCAGTAAACTTTTGGGGAGATTTAAATGGTCAAAGCCCCCTATTTAGAGCAAAATTCAGCACTTTTAAAGGATACTCTAAAGCAACCATCTCAAGTTTATTTACAGATGAAGAATTACAGGGATCAACAAAATTAATAGGCAATTTCGATAAAAGTATAGTTTTGGAAAATATGGGCGATGGCACATTTAAATACAATTCACTACCAATAGAAGCACAAGTTGCTCCAATTAATGGAATTACGACATTAGATTATAATAAAGATGGTAAAGAAGATATTTTGTTAATCGGAAACAATTTTGGAAACGAAGTTTTCGTCGGAAGGAATGACGCCTTCAATGGTCTATTATTAGAGAATGATGGTAAAGGTAATTATACAACTATTAATACTATTGAAAGCGGATTTCTAGTGCCAGGTGATGCAAAAAGCATCATTAAGGTGAATAGTAATCTAGAAGACCGACCATACTTCATTGTTACTCAAAACAGGGATTCTGTAAGGGTATTTCAGAAAAACTAA
- a CDS encoding RagB/SusD family nutrient uptake outer membrane protein produces MKKKIIYLFSLFAALSACSDDFTEQPAIGALSDAAVQNEDGVELLLIGAYSTLDGIRNNLSGNGFAASGDNWWFDVLADDAHKGSTDGDQAELFEMETYNWTTGNPYVLGKWSSTFAGVNRSNAVIALIATIEDADLTGKLAEARFLRGHFNFELQRIYGNVPYISEENYANTEFNQPNPGPIWDQIEADFQFAVDNLPATQAQSGRPSSWAAKAYLGKVHLQQSEWAPALALFEEIINDGPYALNSEFVANWESAGENSSEAVFAIQFTADDAVSYNGNIGGVLNFPNPGPFGSCCGFYQPSQDLVNAFQTDGSGLPLLDTFNQTDVANDYGKEDDEAFTLHTGPLDPRLDYTVGRRGIDYNRYGTFPGHSWIRATFSDISGPYLPAKNVYQSGDTDNQGSGAWGQQHAGINYHIIRYADVLLMGAEAAVETNDLASALTWTNLVRNRAKNMTYIQDETGEVDAANYEIEPYTAFASQDFARKAVRHERRLELSMEGHRLFDLRRWGNAASVMNEYITNESRTIPNFGTKANTVEAKHDILPIPLNAIDLSGGILQQNPGY; encoded by the coding sequence ATGAAAAAGAAAATAATATACTTATTCTCACTATTCGCTGCTTTAAGTGCATGTAGCGATGATTTTACCGAGCAACCTGCAATTGGTGCTCTTAGTGATGCTGCCGTACAAAATGAAGATGGTGTAGAATTGCTTTTAATTGGAGCCTACTCTACATTAGACGGTATACGTAACAACTTATCGGGTAATGGATTTGCTGCAAGTGGAGACAACTGGTGGTTTGATGTTTTAGCTGATGATGCCCATAAAGGTAGTACTGATGGTGATCAAGCTGAACTTTTTGAAATGGAAACCTATAATTGGACTACAGGTAACCCATATGTATTAGGAAAATGGTCATCTACTTTTGCAGGTGTTAACCGTTCTAATGCAGTTATTGCATTAATTGCAACTATAGAAGATGCTGATTTAACAGGAAAGCTTGCTGAAGCACGTTTTTTACGTGGTCACTTCAATTTTGAATTGCAAAGAATTTATGGAAATGTTCCTTACATCTCTGAAGAAAACTATGCAAATACAGAATTTAATCAGCCAAATCCTGGACCAATCTGGGACCAAATAGAAGCCGATTTTCAATTTGCTGTTGACAATTTACCTGCTACTCAAGCACAATCAGGAAGACCATCTTCTTGGGCTGCTAAAGCTTACTTAGGTAAAGTTCATTTACAACAGTCTGAATGGGCTCCTGCTCTTGCTTTGTTCGAAGAAATCATTAATGATGGTCCTTACGCCTTAAATTCTGAATTTGTAGCTAATTGGGAAAGTGCTGGAGAAAACAGTTCTGAAGCTGTTTTTGCTATTCAATTTACTGCAGATGACGCAGTATCATATAATGGAAATATTGGTGGAGTATTAAACTTCCCTAATCCAGGACCATTTGGATCATGTTGTGGTTTTTACCAACCTTCTCAAGATTTAGTAAATGCATTTCAAACAGATGGATCAGGTCTTCCTTTATTAGATACCTTTAATCAAACTGATGTAGCAAATGACTATGGTAAGGAAGATGACGAGGCATTTACACTTCACACTGGACCATTAGATCCTAGATTAGATTACACAGTAGGTAGAAGAGGTATTGATTATAACCGTTACGGAACTTTCCCTGGTCATTCTTGGATCCGTGCAACATTCTCAGATATTTCAGGTCCTTACTTACCAGCTAAAAATGTTTACCAATCAGGTGATACCGACAACCAAGGTTCAGGTGCATGGGGACAACAACACGCAGGTATCAACTATCATATTATACGTTATGCCGATGTTTTATTAATGGGTGCTGAAGCAGCTGTTGAAACTAATGATTTAGCGTCTGCATTAACATGGACAAACTTAGTTCGTAACAGAGCTAAAAACATGACTTACATTCAAGATGAAACTGGGGAGGTTGATGCGGCTAACTATGAAATAGAGCCTTATACAGCTTTCGCTAGTCAAGATTTCGCTAGAAAAGCAGTTCGTCATGAGCGTCGTTTAGAGCTTAGTATGGAAGGTCACCGTTTATTCGATTTAAGAAGATGGGGTAATGCTGCAAGTGTAATGAATGAATACATTACAAATGAAAGTCGTACTATACCTAACTTTGGTACTAAAGCTAATACGGTTGAAGCAAAACACGATATCTTGCCTATCCCGTTAAACGCAATAGATTTAAGTGGAGGAATTCTGCAACAGAATCCTGGGTATTAA
- a CDS encoding SusC/RagA family TonB-linked outer membrane protein, translating to MNQKRDYTLMKSRKRSSFIKTGVLSMLVCLSAQLAQANENTSTSNEVEVKTLQSTITGTVLDDTGQPLPGANVVEKGTTNGTQTDFDGNYSLNVSDGATLVFSYIGFKSTEIAVNGQSSVNATLAEDAAALDEVIVLGYSTQTRGDLTGSVASVDVSEATKAPVVNAASALQGRVSGVTVVQNATPGSPPKINIRGFGTSNNTNPLFIIDGLQTDDPFVLNSINPNDIDQMNVLKDGAAAIYGARASNGVVIITTKGGGYNMDKPVVSVDTYTGFSTVANTPDLLNAQQLGDVLYQSAINDGTAFNHPQYGNGSSAVVPSTLNGYTRVVSYDPITRGPASATVNPNGTDWIDAITRTAVIQSVAFSVANGEENSKYNLSANYLNNPGNLLETDYKIGQIRLNSEFKIGDKVRIGEHFSTAYSNSKGGGGAQYEEAIRSSPLIPLYDDNGNFAGTGAQGTGNSRSPLAQLNRQSDNFNKTVRILGDVYLSAQLMDGLTFKTTIGGTINSFNTRGFQALDPEHSEPLGVNQLTERNQDGYSWTFTNTLNYKKTFNNSKIDALVGIESVKDGVKGKVVSRTDFLFETPDFYLLNNGSGVPLVNEAFDSATSLYSLFGSATYSYGDKYFVTGTLRNDTSSRFTGDNKSATFPSVSAGWVVSKEDFMSSDSALSWFKFKGSWGQLGNQSLPASNPTINISNLNEQYGNYAIDGSSIATGAILSSVGNPNLKWETSEAINAGVELGFFDDKFNVDFEWFKITTKDLIVQDNSLISTTAIDAGAPYVNAGNVENTGFDVTLRYKDETTSGFKYGVDINFSHYKNEVTDWISEFQVGDESYRGGAVSRTQVGEAISTFFGREVIGFTDTGRFEYRDVNNDGEINDDDRTFIGSPHPDFTYGLNFNLGYKSFDLSLFLQGSQGNDIYNYNKIYTDFPTFADGNRSVRVLDSWTPINTDATLPALSSSIQNSETQPNSYFVEDGSYLRLKNVQLGYAFSDKVANSVGLDSFRVYIQGTNLLTLTGYEGFDPEIISSVTGNNLTIGVDSQVVPQSRILTLGFNLKL from the coding sequence ATGAATCAAAAACGTGATTACACGTTGATGAAATCCAGAAAAAGGTCTTCCTTTATTAAGACTGGAGTTTTATCAATGCTTGTTTGCTTAAGTGCCCAATTGGCCCAGGCAAATGAAAACACAAGTACTTCAAACGAAGTTGAAGTAAAAACACTGCAATCTACTATTACAGGAACCGTTCTTGATGACACTGGCCAACCACTTCCTGGTGCTAATGTCGTAGAAAAAGGTACTACAAATGGTACACAAACAGATTTCGATGGTAACTATAGCTTAAATGTATCTGATGGTGCTACATTAGTATTTAGCTATATAGGATTTAAAAGCACAGAAATTGCCGTAAACGGCCAATCAAGCGTTAATGCAACTTTAGCTGAAGATGCTGCCGCTCTTGATGAAGTTATCGTATTAGGGTATTCTACTCAAACAAGAGGAGATTTAACTGGTTCAGTAGCGTCTGTTGATGTTTCTGAGGCAACAAAAGCACCAGTTGTAAATGCGGCTTCTGCATTACAAGGTCGTGTAAGTGGTGTAACTGTAGTACAGAATGCAACACCAGGTAGCCCTCCAAAAATTAACATTCGTGGTTTTGGTACTAGTAATAATACCAACCCATTATTTATAATAGATGGTTTACAAACAGATGACCCATTTGTTTTGAACAGTATCAACCCAAACGATATTGATCAAATGAACGTTTTAAAAGATGGTGCTGCTGCTATATATGGTGCAAGAGCATCTAATGGTGTAGTAATTATCACAACAAAAGGTGGTGGTTACAACATGGACAAACCTGTTGTATCTGTTGATACCTATACAGGTTTCTCTACTGTAGCAAACACTCCTGATCTTTTAAACGCACAACAATTAGGTGATGTCTTATATCAAAGTGCCATTAATGATGGTACAGCATTCAATCATCCTCAATATGGTAACGGGTCATCCGCAGTTGTTCCTTCAACATTAAATGGATACACTAGAGTTGTTTCTTACGATCCTATTACTAGAGGTCCTGCTTCAGCAACTGTTAACCCTAATGGTACAGATTGGATAGATGCTATTACAAGAACAGCAGTTATACAAAGTGTTGCATTCTCAGTAGCAAATGGTGAAGAAAACAGTAAATACAATCTTTCTGCCAACTACTTGAACAACCCTGGTAACCTTTTAGAAACAGATTATAAAATCGGACAAATTCGTTTGAATTCTGAATTTAAAATAGGAGATAAAGTACGTATCGGAGAACACTTCAGTACTGCTTACAGTAATTCTAAAGGTGGCGGAGGTGCTCAGTATGAAGAAGCAATAAGAAGTAGCCCATTAATACCATTATATGATGACAATGGTAATTTTGCTGGTACTGGTGCTCAAGGAACTGGTAATTCAAGAAGCCCGCTAGCTCAATTGAATAGACAAAGTGACAACTTCAATAAGACAGTCAGAATTTTAGGTGATGTTTATTTATCTGCGCAATTAATGGACGGTCTTACGTTTAAAACGACTATTGGTGGTACTATCAACTCTTTTAACACACGTGGTTTTCAAGCATTAGACCCAGAACATAGTGAGCCATTAGGCGTTAATCAACTAACTGAACGTAACCAAGATGGCTATTCTTGGACATTTACAAATACTTTGAACTACAAAAAAACATTCAACAACAGTAAAATTGATGCCTTAGTAGGTATTGAATCTGTAAAAGATGGTGTAAAAGGAAAAGTAGTTAGTCGTACGGATTTCTTATTCGAAACTCCAGATTTTTATTTATTAAATAACGGTAGTGGAGTTCCATTAGTGAATGAAGCTTTCGATTCTGCAACATCGCTTTACTCTTTATTTGGTTCTGCAACATATTCTTATGGAGATAAATATTTTGTAACAGGTACATTACGTAATGACACTTCTTCTCGTTTTACAGGAGATAACAAAAGTGCAACTTTCCCTTCTGTTAGTGCTGGTTGGGTAGTAAGTAAAGAAGATTTTATGTCTTCTGACTCAGCTTTAAGTTGGTTTAAATTTAAAGGTTCTTGGGGTCAGTTAGGTAACCAATCGCTACCAGCAAGTAACCCTACCATCAATATCTCAAACTTAAATGAGCAATATGGTAACTATGCAATTGATGGCAGTTCTATAGCAACAGGTGCTATATTATCATCTGTTGGTAACCCAAATTTAAAATGGGAAACTAGTGAAGCAATAAATGCAGGTGTCGAATTAGGTTTTTTTGATGATAAATTTAATGTTGATTTTGAGTGGTTCAAAATCACTACTAAAGATTTAATTGTTCAAGATAATAGCTTGATAAGTACTACTGCAATTGATGCTGGTGCACCTTACGTAAATGCAGGTAACGTAGAAAATACTGGTTTTGATGTTACGTTACGTTACAAAGACGAAACTACTTCTGGTTTTAAATATGGCGTAGATATCAACTTCTCTCACTACAAAAATGAAGTTACTGATTGGATTAGTGAATTTCAAGTTGGTGACGAAAGCTACCGTGGCGGTGCAGTTTCAAGAACACAAGTTGGTGAAGCTATATCTACATTCTTTGGTAGAGAGGTAATTGGTTTTACAGATACAGGTAGATTTGAATATAGAGATGTTAATAATGATGGTGAGATTAATGATGATGACAGAACTTTTATTGGTTCTCCACACCCAGATTTCACTTATGGACTTAACTTTAACTTAGGTTATAAATCTTTCGATCTATCATTGTTCTTACAAGGGTCACAAGGAAACGATATTTACAACTACAATAAAATCTATACAGATTTCCCAACATTTGCTGATGGTAACCGTAGTGTAAGAGTTTTAGATTCTTGGACACCAATTAACACTGATGCTACTTTACCAGCATTAAGTAGTTCTATTCAAAATAGTGAAACGCAACCAAATTCATACTTTGTTGAAGATGGTTCATATTTACGCCTTAAAAACGTACAATTAGGTTATGCTTTCTCTGATAAAGTTGCCAATTCAGTTGGTTTAGATTCTTTCAGAGTTTACATACAAGGCACAAATTTACTTACCCTTACTGGATATGAAGGATTCGACCCTGAGATTATCTCATCAGTAACTGGTAATAACCTAACAATAGGTGTAGACAGTCAGGTTGTTCCACAATCTAGAATTCTTACACTTGGATTTAATTTAAAATTGTAA
- a CDS encoding class I SAM-dependent methyltransferase produces MNSKILANDVQQFINDNLNTDIHKILLSKSRFPEVSSRELVEQIESKLKAITKLPTWFNTDNIYYPNKLNLSQTSSEITANYKATLVHGTSIIDLTAGFGVDSFAFSKKMKHVVHIDKNEDLSKIAQHNFKQLNAANIECIAADGLEFLKKTNNPIDWIYIDPSRRDKDNKKVYYLFDCEPNVVSNMDLLLSKASNLLIKTGPLLDLKSGLKELIHVKEIHIVAINNDVKEILWLIEKDYKEEPLIKTLNYKAKTLQEFQFHLSEEQITDSQYSKPLNYVYEPNAAILKSGAFKSIAKNYNLFKIHANSHLYTSKELIPFPGRIFEVKGVYDYSKKSLKKEGLIKANITTRNFPDSVLKIRKKLGIKDGGEIYLFCTTDLEENLIIISCLQIFQDH; encoded by the coding sequence GTGAATTCTAAAATACTAGCTAACGATGTACAACAGTTTATCAATGATAATTTAAACACTGATATTCATAAAATTCTTCTATCTAAATCAAGATTTCCTGAAGTTTCTTCAAGAGAACTAGTTGAACAAATAGAATCGAAATTAAAAGCAATAACGAAATTACCTACTTGGTTCAATACAGATAATATCTATTACCCTAACAAATTAAATCTTTCGCAAACATCTTCAGAAATTACAGCCAATTATAAAGCCACATTAGTTCATGGCACTTCTATTATTGATTTAACCGCTGGTTTCGGCGTAGATTCATTTGCTTTTAGTAAGAAAATGAAACATGTAGTTCATATTGATAAAAATGAAGACTTATCTAAAATTGCTCAGCATAATTTTAAGCAACTCAATGCCGCGAATATAGAATGTATAGCGGCTGATGGTCTAGAATTCCTTAAAAAAACTAATAACCCTATTGATTGGATATATATTGACCCTTCAAGAAGAGATAAGGACAACAAAAAAGTCTATTACTTATTTGACTGCGAACCAAATGTTGTCAGTAATATGGACCTTTTACTATCAAAGGCCTCAAACCTACTTATTAAAACCGGACCATTATTGGACCTTAAAAGCGGATTGAAAGAACTGATACATGTAAAAGAAATTCATATTGTGGCCATAAATAATGATGTAAAAGAAATTCTTTGGTTAATTGAGAAAGATTATAAAGAAGAGCCATTGATCAAAACATTAAATTATAAAGCAAAGACATTACAAGAATTTCAATTTCATTTAAGTGAAGAGCAGATTACTGACTCGCAATATTCAAAACCACTTAATTACGTCTATGAACCAAATGCAGCGATTTTAAAATCTGGTGCATTTAAAAGCATAGCCAAAAATTATAATCTTTTTAAAATACATGCAAATTCACATCTCTATACTTCAAAAGAATTAATTCCATTTCCTGGCCGGATATTTGAAGTAAAAGGCGTTTATGATTATTCTAAAAAATCATTAAAAAAAGAAGGTTTAATCAAGGCAAATATTACCACAAGAAATTTCCCAGATTCCGTACTAAAAATTAGAAAAAAATTGGGAATTAAAGATGGTGGAGAAATCTACCTTTTTTGCACTACAGATTTAGAGGAAAATTTGATCATAATTTCGTGTTTACAGATCTTTCAAGATCATTAG